One window of the Populus nigra chromosome 4, ddPopNigr1.1, whole genome shotgun sequence genome contains the following:
- the LOC133690571 gene encoding bet1-like protein At4g14600: protein MSVFSQTFWVRLQLLKKWASLNRRGGSFYRGAAPYRSREGLSTRPVASSDEIQLRIDPIHWDLDDELTGLRSQVRQLRNVAQEIESEAKYEKDFLETLQMTVMKAQAGVKNNLRKLNKSIIKNGGNRIVHVVVFALFCFLVVYLWSKMSRR, encoded by the exons ATGAGCGTCTTCTCCCAAACTTTCTGGGTTCGACTCCAACTTTTAAAGAAATGG GCTAGTTTGAACCGAAGAGGCGGTTCTTTTTACAGAGGCGCTGCTCCTTACAGATCAAG AGAGGGACTTAGCACGAGACCCGTGGCGAGCTCCGATGAAATACAATTGCGGATTGACCCGATCCATTGGGATTTGGACGATGAGCTCACTGGCCTTCGTAGCCAAGTTAGGCAATTAAGAAAC GTGGCTCAAGAGATAGAATCAGAAGCGAAATATGAGAAGGATTTCTTAGAGACTCTG CAAATGACTGTGATGAAAGCTCAAGCTGGTGTGAAGAACAACCTTAGGAAATTAAACAAGAGTATCATCAAGAATGGTGGAAACCGTATTGTTCATGTGGTTGTTTTTGCACTGTTTTGTTTCTTGGTGGTTTATCTGTGGTCCAAAATGTCTAGAAGATGA
- the LOC133690575 gene encoding probable protein phosphatase 2C 55 has product MKGIDSGIFAREHMSNYLTALRSLKPKGDVNLKKILLKAHSKTVALGSSIACVVTLKRDRLCYANVGDSGFMVFRGKRLVYRSPTQHSFFNYPFSLGNWVQKGKRRASVFLGEFDVEQGDIVVAGTDGLFDNLFSSEIEEILQEHGGRSCPQDLAWTIATVASMNSTSEDYDSPFAVAAESEEIEHIFFGLTRVNPSQPI; this is encoded by the coding sequence ATGAAAGGAATTGATTCTGGGATTTTCGCAAGAGAACATATGTCCAATTATCTCACAGCTCTTCGATCCTTGAAGCCTAAAGGGGAtgttaatctcaagaaaatattgttaaaaGCGCATTCAAAGACTGTTGCTTTAGGATCATCCATTGCCTGTGTTGTTACCCTTAAAAGAGACCGATTGTGTTATGCCAACGTGGGTGATAGCGGTTTCATGGTTTTCAGAGGGAAAAGGCTTGTTTACAGGTCACCGACACAGCACAGCTTTTTCAACTACCCTTTTTCATTGGGGAATTGGGTTCAGAAGGGTAAGCGCCGGGCTTCGGTTTTCCTTGGTGAATTTGATGTGGAGCAGGGGGATATTGTGGTTGCTGGTACCGATGGATTGTTCGATAATCTTTTCAGCTCTGAGATCGAAGAGATTCTTCAAGAACATGGAGGAAGATCTTGTCCTCAGGATCTTGCCTGGACCATCGCAACTGTTGCGTCCATGAATTCAACCAGCGAGGATTATGATTCTCCCTTTGCAGTTGCTGCCGAGTCTGAAGAAATCgagcatattttttttgggttgacccgagtcaacccgAGTCAACCCATTTGA
- the LOC133691013 gene encoding uncharacterized protein LOC133691013, with product MSGYKFLPSKATGITAFLSPIKNPQTERSIPKFCNMGSEAEIPRKPRFLCLHGFRTSGEILKTQVHKWPESVLQMLDLVYLDAPFPSQGKSDVEGIFDPPYYEWFQFNKEFNEYTNFDECLAYIEDFMIKNGPFDGLLGFSQGAILSSGLPGLQATGVALTKVPKIKFLIIIGGAMFKSPSLAEKAYGSPIECPSLHFLGETDFLKQYGMELLKCCVDPVVIHHPKGHTIPRLDEKGLETMLSFIDRIQNMLLDK from the exons ATGTCTGGCTATAAATTTTTGCCCTCCAAAGCCACAGGTATCACAGCCTTTCTCTCTCCTATAAAAAATCCCCAGACAGAGAGAAGTATCCCCAAATTTTGCAATATGGGAAGTGAAGCTGAGATTCCTAGAAAGCCCAGGTTTTTATGTCTTCATGGATTTAGAACAAGCGGAGAAATTCTGAAGACACAAGTGCACAAGTGGCCTGAATCAGTGCTTCAAATGCTCGATCTTGTTTATCTAGATGCCCCTTTTCCTAGCCAAGGAAAATCAGATGTGGAAGGAATCTTTGACCCTCCTTATTATGAGTGGTTCCAATTTAACAAG GAATTCAATGAATACACTAATtttgatgaatgccttgcttatATCGAGGATTTCATGATCAAGAACGGACCCTTCGATGGTCTGCTTGGTTTTTCTCAG GGCGCAATTTTATCGTCTGGGCTTCCCGGATTGCAAGCGACG GGTGTGGCTCTAACCAAAGTGCCCAAAATAAAGTTTCTGATAATAATTGGAGGAGCTATGTTTAAGTCACCATCTCTGGCTGAGAAAGCATATGGTTCCCCAATTGAATGCCCATCCCTCCACTTTTTAG GGGAGACGGACTTCTTGAAGCAATATGGAATGGAACTCTTGAAATGTTGCGTAGACCCTGTTGTGATTCATCATCCTAAGGGTCATACGATACCAAGACTTG aTGAAAAGGGTTTGGAAACCATGCTGAGCTTCATTGACAGAATTCAAAACATGTTACTAGACAAGTAG
- the LOC133692660 gene encoding pyridoxine/pyridoxamine 5'-phosphate oxidase 1, chloroplastic: MTMVIRKICSRAMTCLFLSQLLPPTLSHHNHSFSIYKSCRSLSKTPSDFLGSIWCPTVCAAPTIRSFSSKFSESSTTARMQNPESISYLTQREAAEVDEILMGPLGFSVDQLMELAGLSVATSIAEVYKPSEYSRVLAICGPGNNGGDGLVAARHLHHFGYKPSVCYPKRTRKPLYNGLVTQLESLSVPFLSVEDLPVDLSEDFDILVDAMFGFSFHGSPRPPFDDLIQKLVQLCNFAQNHQKSPVIVSVDIPSGWHVEEGDVSGEGVKPDMLVSLTAPKLCAKKFTGPHHFLGGRFVPPSIVDKFKLHLPPYPGTSMCVRIGKPPQIDISALRQNYISPELLEEQVAADPIDQFRKWFDEALAAGLREPNAMALSTVGKDGKPSSRIVLLKGVDKDGFVWYTNYESQKAHELSENPQASLLFYWDGLNRQVRVEGSVQKVPDEESEQYFHSRPRGSQIGAIASKQSTIIPGRHILHQTYKELEEKYSDGSLIPKPKHWGGYRLKPQLFEFWQGQQSRLHDRLQYIPQEIDRKLVWKIVRLAP, translated from the exons ATGACGATGGTGATTCGAAAGATTTGCAGTAGAGCAATGACATGCTTATTTCTATCTCAATTACTTCCTCCCACGCTCTCTCACCATAACCACTCCTTTTCCATTTACAAATCCTGTCGCTCTCTCTCTAAAACTCCCTCG GATTTTCTAGGTTCAATCTGGTGTCCCACAGTCTGTGCAGCTCCTACAATTCGTTCATTTAGTTCAAAATTCAGCGAATCCAGCACCACCGCAAGAATGCAAAATCCAGAGTCCATATCATACCTAACTCAGCGAGAAGCTGCTGAAGTCGATGAGATTCTCATGGGCCCGCTCGGCTTCAGCGTCGATCAGTTGATG gaATTGGCTGGATTGAGTGTTGCTACTTCAATAGCCGAG GTGTATAAACCTAGCGAATACAGTCGTGTTCTTGCAATCTGCGGTCCAGGGAATAATGGCGGTGATGGTTTAGTGGCAGCTCGTCACTTGCATCATTTTGGATACAAACCTTCCGTTTGCTATCCAAAACGGACTCGAAAACCTCTTTATAATGGTCTTGTTACTCAG ttgGAATCGCTGTCAGTCCCTTTCCTTTCAGTGGAGGATTTGCCTGTGGATTTGTCTGAAGATTTTGACATTCTAGTAGATGCAATGTTCGGGTTCTCATTCCATG gTTCCCCAAGACCACCTTTTGATGACCTAATCCAGAAGCTGGTGCAATTGTGTAATTTTGCTCAAAATCACCAAAAATCCCCTGTAATTGTGTCTGTGGATATTCCTTCTGGATGGCATGTTGAAGAGGGTGATGTTAGTGGTGAGGGAGTTAAGCCTGACATGTTG GTTTCTTTGACTGCTCCAAAATTGTGCGCAAAGAAATTTACTGGTCCACACCACTTTCTAGGGGGTAGATTTGTCCCACCATCTATTGTGGACAAATTTAAGCTGCATCTTCCACCTTATCCAGGAACTTCCATGTGTGTCAGGATTGGAAAGCCTCCACAAATTGATATATCAGCTCTCAGACAAAACTATATTTCTCCAGAATTGCTTGAGGAGCAGGTGGCGGCTGACCCCATTGATCAG TTTCGTAAATGGTTTGACGAAGCATTGGCTGCTGGGTTGAGGGAACCAAATGCTATGGCCTTGTCAACTGTTGGAAAGGATGGAAAACC CTCATCAAGAATTGTGTTGTTGAAAGGAGTTGACAAGGATGGGTTTGTTTG GTACACCAATTATGAAAGTCAAAAGGCGCATGAATTATCTGAAAATCCCCAAGCATCACTCCTCTTCTATTGGGATGGTCTTAATCGGCAG GTACGAGTGGAAGGATCTGTGCAGAAAGTTCCTGATGAGGAGTCAGAACAGTACTTTCATAGCCGTCCTCGAGGGAGTCAAATTGGAGCAATAGCTAGCAAGCAg AGTACTATAATCCCTGGAAGGCATATTCTGCACCAAACATACAAAGAATTAGAGGAAAAATATTCTGATGG AAGTTTGATTCCAAAACCTAAACACTGGGGAGGGTACAGGCTTAAACCACAACTTTTCGAGTTTTGGCAAGGACAGCAGTCTCGTTTACATGACAG GTTGCAGTATATTCCTCAAGAAATTGATAGAAAGCTAGTTTGGAAGATTGTGCGGTTGGCTCCCTGA
- the LOC133691201 gene encoding uncharacterized protein LOC133691201, translating to MDVEKTTKTFTKKKSSCHSNKIITCVFLLLLIPILVHLQASPFYFFNKWKGIALDASAGPSISKNSDGLISKLRESVTFLPLKDLRFAETAMEGNTWFMSSLNDTHEANEAEYLYFPSQMSKGRLLCIKGRHATDGTKNSYALVWPEALPDSATLMKGLTFVADTFYDYGNLWHGLTGMAPFVGWSMKNKCLNPTRWVLFHWGELRSKMGSWLQHLMQANFGDVKIEGFGGDGPYCFEKAVVMRHNEGSMGRERKLQVFDLLRCNARRFCGISPEGKGQETNERGEPIIRLTLLMRTGSRSFKNASAVTDIFARECAQVEGCTFKVAQSENLSFCDQVRVMTYTDVVASPHGAQLTNMLFMDRNSSVMEFFPKGWLELAGVGQYAHHWMADQSGMNHRGAWWDPLDKKECPFPQQDLDCFNFYKNGKVGHNETHFAEWARIVLDQVRISKMQIATRSPTNKPQPNSIACKC from the exons ATGGATGTGGAAAAGACCACCAAAACATTTACCAAAAAGAAGAGTTCATGTCACTCAAACAAGATCATCACATGTGTTTTTCTACTGCTGCTGATTCCCATACTCGTGCATTTGCAAGCTTCCCCTTTCTATTTCTTCAACAAATGGAAAGGAATAGCACTTGACGCCTCCGCTGGTCCTTCTATCTCCAAAAACAGTGACGGTTTGATCTCAAAGCTCCGAGAGTCAGTCACTTTCCTACCCCTGAAAGATCTGAGGTTCGCTGAAACTGCCATGGAGGGGAACACTTGGTTTATGAGCTCCTTGAACGACACCCATGAGGCGAACGAAGCTGAATACCTCTATTTCCCTTCACAAATGTCCAAGGGGCGGCTTCTATGCATCAAAGGACGTCACGCGACAGATGGCACCAAGAACTCATACGCCTTGGTTTGGCCAGAAGCTCTTCCAGATTCTGCCACACTCATGAAGGGCTTGACCTTTGTGGCAGACACATTCTATGATTATGGCAATTTGTGGCATGGATTGACTGGTATGGCGCCCTTTGTTGGTTGGTCTATGAAAAATAAGTGCCTAAATCCTACAAGATGGGTACTGTTCCATTGGGGAGAGTTGAGGTCTAAAATGGGGTCATGGCTACAACACCTAATGCAAGCTAACTTTGGAGATGTTAAAATTGAGGGATTTGGAGGAGATGGGCCGTACTGCTTTGAGAAGGCAGTTGTGATGAGACATAACGAGGGAAGTATGGGAAGGGAAAGGAAGCTTCAGGTTTTCGATTTGTTGCGATGTAATGCTAGAAGATTTTGCGGTATAAGCCCTGAAGGGAAGGGACAAGAGACCAATGAAAGAGGTGAACCGATTATAAGGCTGACGCTGCTCATGAGGACAGGTTCAAGGTCATTCAAGAATGCAAGCGCTGTGACAGACATATTTGCACGGGAGTGTGCACAGGTGGAAGGCTGCACATTCAAGGTAGCTCAGTCAGAAAATCTAAGCTTCTGCGACCAG GTCAGAGTAATGACTTACACCGATGTTGTCGCATCCCCACATGGTGCTCAATTGACAAACATGCTTTTCATGGACAGAAACAGCAGTGTGATGGAGTTCTTCCCTAAAGGATGGTTAGAGCTTGCCGGAGTGGGTCAGTACGCACATCACTGGATGGCAGACCAATCTGGCATGAATCACCGAGGTGCATGGTGGGATCCACTGGACAAAAAGGAATGTCCATTTCCTCAACAAGATCTAGAttgctttaatttttacaaaaatggGAAAGTTGGTCACAATGAAACCCATTTTGCAGAGTGGGCAAGAATTGTTCTCGACCAAGTTAGGATAAGCAAGATGCAAATTGCCACTAGGAGTCCCACTAACAAGCCACAGCCAAACTCAATTGCCTGCAAGTGCTAG
- the LOC133692696 gene encoding protein DETOXIFICATION 27-like, whose product MGTISRNGDDLHDTLLPDDPVNHDVGQENQDPLASRVWTETKKLWEIVGPAIFSRVATFSMNIITQAFAGHLGDVELAAISIANTVIVGFNFGLLLGMASALETLCGQAFGAKRYHMLGIYMQRSWIVLFLCCFLLLPFYVFAAPLLKFLGQPDDVAEQSGLVALWLIPLHFSFAFQFPLQRFLQSQLKNQVIAWISLASLGVNVLTSWLLVYVLDFGVIGAAIALDISWWVIVIGLFIYTSCGWCPSTWTGFSAQAFSGLWEFVKLSAASGVMLCLENWYYRILILMTGYLKNATLAVDALSVCMSINGWEIMIPLAFFAATGVRVSNELGAGNGKGAKFATIVSVVQSSMVGLIFCVIIMLLHNKIALIFTSSSSVIQEVDSLALLLAITILLNSVQPVLSGVAVGAGWQALVAYVNLGCYYIIGLPLGFLIGWVFKLGVKGIWGGMIFGGTAVQTVILVIITMRSDWDKEAEKARINVNKWSQSKPDVE is encoded by the exons atgggcACAATCAGCAGAAATGGTGATGATCTCCACGATACCTTGTTACCAGATGATCCAGTCAACCACGATGTCGGTCAAGAAAATCAAGACCCGCTTGCATCTAGAGTCTGGACTGAGACAAAGAAGCTATGGGAAATCGTTGGGCCTGCTATCTTCAGCAGGGTGGCCACTTTCTCCATGAACATCATCACCCAAGCTTTCGCTGGCCATCTTGGTGATGTTGAACTTGCTGCAATCTCCATAGCCAATACTGTTATTGTTGGCTTCAATTTCGGACTGCTG ctAGGAATGGCAAGCGCTTTAGAGACTTTATGTGGGCAAGCTTTTGGTGCAAAGAGATACCATATGTTGGGAATTTACATGCAAAGATCATGGATTGTTCTATTCTTATGTTGTTTCTTGCTCTTGCCATTTTACGTTTTTGCCGCTCCACTTCTCAAATTCTTAGGCCAGCCCGATGACGTCGCAGAGCAGTCAGGATTGGTGGCTTTATGGTTGATACCGCTACACTTTAGCTTTGCATTTCAGTTCCCATTGCAGAGGTTCTTGCAGAGCCAGCTAAAGAATCAAGTGATAGCCTGGATTTCTTTGGCGAGTCTAGGGGTCAATGTGTTGACGAGTTGGCTCCTTGTTTATGTGCTTGATTTTGGAGTTATTGGTGCTGCAATTGCTTTGGATATATCTTGGTGGGTTATAGTTATTGGATTGTTCATATATACTTCTTGTGGTTGGTGTCCTTCTACTTGGACTGGGTTTTCGGCACAAGCCTTTTCTGGCCTCTGGGAATTTGTCAAACTATCTGCTGCTTCTGGAGTCATGCTTTG CCTGGAGAATTGGTACTACAGAATATTGATATTAATGACAGGGTACTTGAAGAACGCAACGCTTGCTGTGGATGCCTTGTCAGTCTG CATGAGTATTAATGGGTGGGAGATCATGATTCCTTTGGCCTTCTTCGCAGCTACAGG AGTACGGGTGTCTAATGAGTTAGGAGCTGGAAATGGCAAGGGAGCAAAATTTGCAACTATAGTATCCGTGGTGCAATCATCTATGGTTGGACTTATATTTTGCGTAATTATCATGTTACTGCACAACAAGATTGCATTAATATTCACCTCTAGCTCCAGCGTTATCCAGGAGGTTGATAGCCTCGCCCTGCTTCTAGCCATTACTATTCTTCTTAACAGCGTTCAACCAGTTTTATCAG GAGTTGCGGTAGGAGCAGGATGGCAAGCATTGGTTGCATATGTAAACCTTGGCTGCTACTACATTATTGGGCTCCCACTTGGATTTCTAATAGGATGGGTCTTCAAGTTGGGTGTTAAG GGCATCTGGGGTGGGATGATTTTTGGTGGAACCGCCGTTCAAACGGTGATATTGGTCATCATAACCATGAGATCCGACTGGGATAAGGAG GCGGAAAAGGCACGCATTAATGTAAACAAGTGGTCGCAATCGAAGCCAGATGTTGAATGA